The Hemiscyllium ocellatum isolate sHemOce1 chromosome 27 unlocalized genomic scaffold, sHemOce1.pat.X.cur. SUPER_27_unloc_2, whole genome shotgun sequence genome includes a region encoding these proteins:
- the LOC132807671 gene encoding probable G-protein coupled receptor 139, protein MHGPANGSLYAIYYILLAVIGMPANLIAIIILSRGRCGLSRCITFYLVAIAVADFLVIATGCLLNRIPRIYFRYSVLSTTPACSLSAVLVYVTRDGSVWLTVAFTIDRFVAICSHSLKTRYCTDKTALQVMGIICALSLIKNIPYYFIYQPLYVLDEVPWFCDIKSIYYSSPAWQAYDWLDRILTPFSPFVLILLLNALTVRHILAASQARKRLQRTQQGEDQEIANRKKSIVLLFAISLSFLLLWITYVIYFLYVRIKGDAYFNSLNFNDPQYILQETTKVLQLLSSCNNVFIYAVSQSKFREQMKNALMCPFTIASRFFNT, encoded by the exons ATGCATGGTCCAGCAAATGGTTCTCTCTATGCTATATACTACATACTTCTCGCTGTCATTGGTATGCCAG CCAACCTCatagcaatcataattctatcCCGAGGGCGGTGTGGACTCTCCCGGTGTATCACTTTCTATTTGGTGGCCATAGCGGTGGCTGATTTCCTTGTCATCGCCACAGGTTGCTTACTCAACCGGATCCCCAGAATCTACTTCAGGTACAGTGTACTGTCTACAACCCCGGCGTGCAGCCTGAGTGCCGTGCTCGTCTATGTCACACGGGATGGCTCCGTTTGGTTGACAGTGGCTTTTACCATCGACCGTTTTGTGGCCATCTGCTCCCACAGCCTGAAAACAAGATACTGCACTGACAAAACCGCTTTGCAAGTCATGGGAATTATCTGTGCACTAAGCCTCATAAAGAATATTCCTTATTACTTCATATACCAGCCTTTATACGTTCTGGACGAGGTTCCCTGGTTCTGTGACATTAAATCTATCTACTATTCCTCGCCCGCCTGGCAGGCCTACGATTGGTTGGACCGGATATTAACTCCTTTTTCACCCTTTGTACTCATTCTACTACTCAACGCCTTGACGGTAAGACACATCCTTGCAGCCAGCCAAGCCCGCAAGAGACTCCAACGAACTCAGCAGGGTGAAGACCAAGAAATAGCCAACCGAAAGAAGTCCATTGTCCTGCTTTTCGCCATCTCTCTCAGCTTTCTTCTTCTTTGGATCACGTATGTCATTTATTTTCTATATGTGCGAATTAAAGGTGATGCCTATTTCAACAGTTTGAATTTTAATGACCCTCAATACATCCTTCAAGAGACTACGAAAGTGCTCCAATTACTAAGTTCTTGTAACAACGTTTTCATTTACGCTGTGTCTCAGTCCAAGTTCAGAGAGCAGATGAAGAATGCGCTAATGTGTCCCTTCACCATTGCAAGTCGTTTCTTTAATACATAA